Below is a genomic region from Candidatus Omnitrophota bacterium.
AAAGGCGAATCTTATGGTTCGCCTTATTTCTTCTTGTCTGCGCGACGTTTGTATTCCTTGGTCCGGCCTCCTGGCTGACGCAATGGCTTCTCGTCTACGAAACGCCGCTGCGTCCGGCGGACGTAATTCTCGTCGGCGGCGCGGGCGCATCGTTGGATACGGCGGTGGAATATTGCAAAACGGGATTCGTCAAGGCGATTTTGATTGTGCAGGGAACGCCGGAGCGGTATCGCGGCGTGGACGCGCCTGTTTCAATTAACCATTTCATCCGGCAAGACCTGCGGCAAGCGGGGATTCCCGGCGCGGCGGTCTATAGCGTTGAAAAGGAGTCGCATAGTCTTTTGGAAAGCCAACGCCAATTGCGCCGGTTCATGGTAGAGCGCGGCTTCCGCTCCTATATCTGCTTTCCCCCCGATTACGCTTCGCGCTTTACGAAAATCCTTCACGAGCAAACATTCCCCGAGAAGAACGTAGAGGCCGTTATTATTCCATCCGGAGGCAAGCGAGTATTTCGCAAGCATCTTCTAGGCATTCAAAACACTTTGATCCGCTGGATGTATTGGCAAATCGTCTATTGTCCGCAAATGCGGGAAGAAATAGCGCAAGAGGAAGTATTATCCATTTCTAGGTAAGCGGATTAGAGCGTTTCAGGATGGCATAGATTGGAAGAGTAAATCAAAACCAACAATATGTCATCGCCGCTTTATGCTCGATGATATTGCCTGAATCGGGATATCCAGGATAAAGGGATTTATTTATCCTACAAATCCCGAAATCCTGGCCATCCGGATTCGGATAATGATGGCGAAGCGCCGCCGCCCGCAAGAATAAAAATTTTCCCAAATAGTTTTTTATAAATTTTGTGGTAAATTGTTTATCGAAACGCATTTTCCGAGCCATGAATATTCGCAGGAAGCAGGTAATTCTCTATGAATTGGCAGGAACGGATTATCGTCGATGAAAAAATTCTTGCGGGCAAGCCTGTTATTAAAGGCACTCGCTTATCGGTGGAATTCGTCATCGATCTGTTGGCTCGCGGGTGGACAGTGGAGCAAGTGATTCATGAATACGATCATTTGACTCCCGAAGACGTCCAAGCCTGCCTGAGCTATGCCGGCGAGGTTTTAAAAAGCGAAAGAATCTATTCGTTGCCCGCCTGAGCGGATAAAAGCCTGCGGATGAAATTTCTCCTCGACGAAAATATTCCCCTATCGGTAATCCGCCAACTTCGCGAACGAGGTCATGATGTTCTTTCGGCGAAAGAATCATTGCGCGCCGAAAACGACGAAATCGTGCTGGAACGGGCGCAAAGAGAATCCCGCGTGGTTGTAACTCAGGACAAAGATTTCGGCGAATTGGCTTTTCGTAAGCGACTGCCCTCGTCCTGCGGAATTATTCTCTTTCGTTTATCGGGCGGCGCCCCCGATGACGAAGCCCGGCGGATGTTGCAAGCCATTGAAAGCCGGAACGATTGGACAGGTCAATTTTCCGTGATCCGCGACGCCTTTATTCGAATGCGGCCTCTTAAATAATGAGAATAAGCAAAACTTACTCACGCCCCAAGTCCAAGCCTTGGCGCAGCCGTGGATAAAAAGCATTTTTCCGCGCCATTCGCGGTTCAAACCTTTTAGTCTGAATCGTGATGCCCAGGATAAAAAGATGCCCCGGATTTTTATCCTAAAATCCTGATAATCCTGGCTACCCTGATTCTGACAAACAATTGGAAAATAGTATGTACCCAATCCCGTAACGCTCTATGAGGCGGCGGCGCGGAATCCCCCGGCGGGATCGAGAAATGGCGCAGCCTTGGAGAATTCGCCGCATTCCAGCAGGACGAGGCCGTATTCTGAGCGGATTAAAGGCAGACGGGAATAACGTTGATGAAAGCGTTCGATCACGTCTCGCGCCCGGTTGAGACGTCCGCCCTTGCGGCAGATTTCCGAAAAGGCCAGCAAGGCGTCGACGGGAGGGATATCCAAGGATACGATCGGCTCCAAGGCTTCCACCGCCCGATCCACCGCTCCCACCGCTTCCAGGCAACGGGCCAGCAGCATCCGGTTCCGCGCCCGGTTGGAATCCAGTTCCACGGCTTTCTGCGCTTTCTTCAGGGCTTCGCCATACTCGCCCCGGTCGTATAGTTGCATCCCCCACCAGTAATAAGCGTCTACCTGGCTGTTATCCAATTTCGCCGCTTGCGCGAAGCATTTCAAGGCTTCCTCGACGATTCCCCGCCGCCGTAAAATTTCTCCAAGACATACGCGGGATTGAGCGCGCGAGTCGTCCCGCCGCACCGCATAACGCAATAGATCGAAGGCTTCCTGTTCCTGGTTGTCTTCAAAAAGAGCGCAGCCTAGTTTATGGGAAAGAGCGGCGTCTCCCGGATTTTTCTCCAGAATTTTCCGATAGGCGTCCACCGCCCGATACCAATGCCGGAACTGGCAGGCCATATCGGCAAAGCGCTCCAGATGCTTCCTGTCCGGCTTTTTCGACGACGCTTTTTCGTACAAAATATACGCCTCGTCGATTTTCCCATCCGCAGCCAGGACATCCCCCAGCGCCGCATAATCCGCCGCCTCCGCATTGTCGAAGGCCGCGATGTTCCGCAGTTCGCAGAGATGCGCGACCTTATTGTTCAAAACCTGAAAGACGCGGGAGCGCAGCCGGTGCGCCAAAATATGCTTCCGGTCGAACTTGAAAAGATCGTTCAGCGTTTGCAGCGTCTCGTTGTAATTCTTTCTTTGAAATTCCAGCCGCGCCTGCTGATAGAGCCGTTGAATTTCTTCCTGCCGGACGGCGGGAATGGTATTGGCCAACTGTTCGATCAACTTGGAGAGCAGTTTGATGTGGGCTTCCACGGTTACATTGGTAGATTTTTGCCGCACCAGCGCTTCGATCTTCCCGCGCTCCACGCCGGAAAGATGCGTCAGGCATTTTTCCAATGCGGCGTGAAGATTCCTCTCCATCTCCCGATCCTGATGGATTTGCTTGTCGATGCGTTCATAAAATTTCAGCAATCGGTCGCCGCGTTGTATCAATTCCTCCCGCAAATTCCTGGCTTTATCGAGGGCGTCTTGATGGCGGGTCTTCAACAAACGGTCGGATTCCGCATCTTTCATATTCGGCTTCATCAAATCGAGAGCCGATTCGTATTTTGCCAACAGTTCTTTTTTTTGCTGAAATTCCTCGAAACAAACGTCCATTTCGGCAACGAGTTCCAAACTCGATTTCGACAATCGTCCCATTTTGCGGTGGTGATCCATCTCCCGGCGCACTTCCAGCATGACGTTGCGCACTTCGTCGGCGACGCCGTCCCGTATAATCCGGGCGAATTCCGTAAAGCGGGGATCGTCATCCGACTGCTTCGCTTCCGCCTTCGATCGCATGGCGCCTTTGAGCGATTTGCTTTTAATCTGGCCTCGCAGGGAATTGGCCACATCCAATATAGAGCGAATTTCATAGTCCATAATCGTTAAACCTCGCCGCCTTCGGCGCGAGCCAACTCATGGAACGATTCGGCCATCAAATTTCCGTCGATGAACAACACGACGGTTGGCCCCATCTCCTCGTTCACCGTCAACGTTTTCCCCCAAATACTGACGCTCGTTCCGGGATAGATTTTCGCGCGGGCCAATACCAGCGGAGTCAACGCCTCCGCATCGAGAATCGCCTGATTAACGTTTTCCAGCCTCTTTTCCAGAATTTTGATCTCTTTCGCCAACTTGAGCGCGGATAACTGTACGTTTTTCAACTTGTCGTTTTCTTCCGCAGTCAGCGTTTTTTCCCGGCAAGCCTGCACCAACGCTTTTTTCGCAAGTTCCATCTTTTTGTATCGCAACTGTCTTTCCTTGAGAGATTGTTTGAGCTTATCCGCTTCTTCTTGCAAACGGGGCGAACAGTCTTCGATTTGTATAAGCGTTTTTACGCTGGATTCCGAGCCGATGATATGTGCGCGTACATCCTCATGGGCATTGGTTTCTCCGCCGATGATCTGCCCCTTCTCTCCCGTCAGCAGTACGCTCTTGGCGGAAACCGACGATTGGATCAATTCGCCTTTAATCGTAACGCTCCCCCCCGCTGTGATGCGGGCGTTGCTAATATGCTTTGCATAAACATTCTTTTTGACTTGGATTGAGGATTTCTCGCCGCCGACGATTCCCCCGCGGCAGAAGAGCGAACCGCCCGCTTTCACTTCAGCGCCTTCGATAACGCCATAGACGGCTACATCCAGATTGGATTGGATGGAAAATCCGCTCAATACGTCCTTTTTCACAACAACCGCCAAATTCGTCTGCACATCGTTGGATTCGTAATCCACATTCCCTTCGATCACTACCGCTGGTTCCACGCAATAAACGCCGTTTTCGCAATAAGCGCAGCCATCCACATCGGCGCGGATTTCCAAGCCGTCCGCGCTCGGGACGCAATAAGGAATTTCCGGCAAATTCAAATCCATCCCCGCCGCCCCCATGATTTCCCGGCCATAAACGTCCTTGCCCCCTTCGCCCTCCGATCCTGCGGTTTTTCGTAAAATCGTTTGCGTTTTTTTTACCAACTCGAAAAAACGGCCATTGGAAGCAGGCTTCTTGGATTTGACTTTATCGTCCGGAGGACGCGAAGAAGGCGACAAATTCATGCAATCCAAAATCTCCGCATCATTTCCCAAAACGGGACATTTCCCCGACGCCGTGCGAATCCACCGATCGAACAACCGTTCTTTAAATATTCGGTCGATAGCGTCATTTTCGATGCCATTCGCGATCCCCGCCCGTTGCAACGAAGCCAACAACCGCGCCGGCGTCCAAAGCGAAGCGAATTCGCTCGGAATCTTGACGCTGGCGGTCAACGAGTCCGGGCTGACCATGAGGCCAGGACCTAGACATATCGCCGCTTTCGCCAAAAGACTGGCGGGGCCGTTATCGTTTTGACTTGATTCGAGCTTGATCCCCGCTT
It encodes:
- a CDS encoding DUF433 domain-containing protein, whose product is MNWQERIIVDEKILAGKPVIKGTRLSVEFVIDLLARGWTVEQVIHEYDHLTPEDVQACLSYAGEVLKSERIYSLPA
- a CDS encoding DUF5615 family PIN-like protein, whose translation is MKFLLDENIPLSVIRQLRERGHDVLSAKESLRAENDEIVLERAQRESRVVVTQDKDFGELAFRKRLPSSCGIILFRLSGGAPDDEARRMLQAIESRNDWTGQFSVIRDAFIRMRPLK
- a CDS encoding tetratricopeptide repeat protein, translated to MDYEIRSILDVANSLRGQIKSKSLKGAMRSKAEAKQSDDDPRFTEFARIIRDGVADEVRNVMLEVRREMDHHRKMGRLSKSSLELVAEMDVCFEEFQQKKELLAKYESALDLMKPNMKDAESDRLLKTRHQDALDKARNLREELIQRGDRLLKFYERIDKQIHQDREMERNLHAALEKCLTHLSGVERGKIEALVRQKSTNVTVEAHIKLLSKLIEQLANTIPAVRQEEIQRLYQQARLEFQRKNYNETLQTLNDLFKFDRKHILAHRLRSRVFQVLNNKVAHLCELRNIAAFDNAEAADYAALGDVLAADGKIDEAYILYEKASSKKPDRKHLERFADMACQFRHWYRAVDAYRKILEKNPGDAALSHKLGCALFEDNQEQEAFDLLRYAVRRDDSRAQSRVCLGEILRRRGIVEEALKCFAQAAKLDNSQVDAYYWWGMQLYDRGEYGEALKKAQKAVELDSNRARNRMLLARCLEAVGAVDRAVEALEPIVSLDIPPVDALLAFSEICRKGGRLNRARDVIERFHQRYSRLPLIRSEYGLVLLECGEFSKAAPFLDPAGGFRAAAS
- a CDS encoding FapA family protein, which encodes MNIQNDSLSHTGAERETSTGNMLERALACMRDCASELRENLAARSDAILFLAKLEDLLAFLGQLESWRGRISVQRLQESAFSILRHLNRWMQEMAKAGIKLESSQNDNGPASLLAKAAICLGPGLMVSPDSLTASVKIPSEFASLWTPARLLASLQRAGIANGIENDAIDRIFKERLFDRWIRTASGKCPVLGNDAEILDCMNLSPSSRPPDDKVKSKKPASNGRFFELVKKTQTILRKTAGSEGEGGKDVYGREIMGAAGMDLNLPEIPYCVPSADGLEIRADVDGCAYCENGVYCVEPAVVIEGNVDYESNDVQTNLAVVVKKDVLSGFSIQSNLDVAVYGVIEGAEVKAGGSLFCRGGIVGGEKSSIQVKKNVYAKHISNARITAGGSVTIKGELIQSSVSAKSVLLTGEKGQIIGGETNAHEDVRAHIIGSESSVKTLIQIEDCSPRLQEEADKLKQSLKERQLRYKKMELAKKALVQACREKTLTAEENDKLKNVQLSALKLAKEIKILEKRLENVNQAILDAEALTPLVLARAKIYPGTSVSIWGKTLTVNEEMGPTVVLFIDGNLMAESFHELARAEGGEV